In the Azospirillum humicireducens genome, ACTAAAGCGATTGGCCCAACTCGCCGCATCGCCTAGAACCTTCTTGCCGTAAGGGCTTGGGCCGCGTACCGTTCGAAACCGAATGATTTTTGACGGACGACGGTCGTGGCGATCACGGAGGATTTCGAGCGTTCCAGCGGCCTGGCCGCAAAGGCCATGGAACGGATGCAGTCCGACCGCCTGCCGCCCACCCCGGAAAACTTCACGCTCTGGTACGTCTATTTCAGCGGCCGCAACCCGGACCTGACCCGCACCATCGATCTGGCGCTCCGCGACGGTCTGACCGCCTCGCAGACTCTGTGCGACGAGCTGTACAAGCGATTTTTCACACTCGATGCCGAAGCGCAGGCCATCCGCGAAACCTCCGACAAGGCGCGCTATGCGCTGGGCCGCATCCTGGAGCAGCTGGGCAATGTCGGGTCGGAGACGGAGCGCTACGGCAACGCCCTGACCGGCTTCCGGGACGAGCTGGACCAGCCGCTCAGCCTGCTTGAGCTGCGTGCGATGGTCGCCGCCATCGCGGCGGAGACCAAGGAGATTGCCGACCGTCAGTCCGCCCTTCAGTCCCAGCTTCAGGAATCGAGCCAGCAACTGGCGGAAATGCGGGTCAGCCTGGACAGCGCGCGGCGCGAGGCGCTGACCGACGGGCTGACCGGCATCGGCAACCGCAAGGCCTTCGACCTGATTCTGCAGGAGGCGATGGACGCATCGGTGCGCGACGAGCAGCCGCTGTCTCTGCTGATGGTCGACATCGATCACTTCAAGGCCTTCAACGACACCCACGGCCATCTGGTCGGCGATCATGTGCTGAAGCTGGTCGCCCGCATGCTGACCGAATGCATCAAGGGCCGTGACACCGC is a window encoding:
- a CDS encoding GGDEF domain-containing protein, coding for MAITEDFERSSGLAAKAMERMQSDRLPPTPENFTLWYVYFSGRNPDLTRTIDLALRDGLTASQTLCDELYKRFFTLDAEAQAIRETSDKARYALGRILEQLGNVGSETERYGNALTGFRDELDQPLSLLELRAMVAAIAAETKEIADRQSALQSQLQESSQQLAEMRVSLDSARREALTDGLTGIGNRKAFDLILQEAMDASVRDEQPLSLLMVDIDHFKAFNDTHGHLVGDHVLKLVARMLTECIKGRDTAVRYGGEEFAIILPRTSLANATKLAEQVRSFVGARQIVNKARNANYGTVALSVGVAEFRAGEPAMALVRRADQALYAAKRGGRNRVMAETA